A window of Leishmania major strain Friedlin complete genome, chromosome 27 genomic DNA:
ACACATCGTGGAAAAGGCGAAGCAATCGCGACttcctttctttctctctcgtaAGAGCACACCTTCATCGTCACTCGACAGTCATATAGACCCTTCACCTCATAGACTCTCCTGTCTACGTCTTTTTCGTTCTTGTCTTCTATTTTTCCACCCTTTCACCTTCACGTAAGCGGCGGCTCTCCGGCAGACAGACACGTGCGAGTATTCGGCCCCTCCTTTGTCTATATTGCTTGATCTATCCAGccccttttttcttgtcTGTCGAACCTTTACTTCTCGTTTTCATCTGCATAAACATACAGACACCCAGCTTCATGATGAACTTCAAGCAGGCGAAGGCGTGGGAGGACATCTCCCTGTGCCGCTCCGTGTCCACCATCAGCAGTTCTGCCTCCACCGCTGAGGCCACCGCTGGTAACGATGTGTCTTCGTTCCTGTTTGACGACTACCGTGATGATGCCTTTTCTACCAAGTCCCGCTGCAAGTACTGGCTATCGGTGGGCCACCTGAGCCTCACCACTGCCGATGCGGAGCTCAAGTCTCTCTTTTACCCGtacggcgccgacgaggcTTTCACAGCATGGGAGGGGGCAATTATGACAGGATTTGTCGGGTTCGACTCACCCGAGATGGCGGACCTGGCCGTGCAGAAAATGCACGCCTTCATTCCTCGGGGGCAGTCGcaggcgctgacggtgcACGCGGTGACACTGGAAGAGGTGTCGCAGGCCCGCTCCAAGAGCCCCAAGTCGTTGTTGGCGGTACTGTACAGTGAGTGCGCCACGCAGGGTATCAGCGCCATGATTAGGCGCAGCAAGGCCCCTGTGGCCGTGGCCAGGGACGTGGCAAtggaggtggcgcgtgcCTCTCCGGTGGTTCTGCAGCGTCTCTTGGCGGCCTTGTCTGACCTCTCCCCGCAGTGGTTTGGCTTCGCCTCCTTTTCCGAGGAACTACTCAAGTCACTACTGGggtcgctgctggaggcaGGCGAGCTGAATGCTGCGCAGACCATCAACTGCGGCTCCGCGGTTGGTAATCTCTTCCAGATGAAAATGGTCACCGGCGACCCGTACTACCTGGCCGGACGACTGCTGCTAAAGGCTGGGCACAGGCTGGGGCAGCTCGAGGGCATttgcgcgctggcgcacacatgcgcgaTGCTCCCTAACTGCCACATGTCTAGGGCTTCTTTCTGGGCTCAGGTGGCGGATATCGCCACGAAGGTGACGGACCCGGAGACGAACCATGCCCTCCTCGGTCACCTCCGCCGCTACACCAAGACAAGTGCACACGTTGCAACCACTGCCACCAGTTTGCTGTCGTCATCTGTACCGTCTCCGTCGGTGTTCTCGACGATGCCGTGTGCGTCTGCAaccgcgacgccgcagcaggtggtACGCCAGCATGTGTTTCCACAGCACCCACGTCAGGACGAGATGAAGCGCCGCACCATCTACGTCTCTCACTTGCCTGGCCTCCTGCCGCAGAGCATGCTGCTTGAGCTCCTCACCACAGCTGGCCCTGTCAACAAGGTGCGCATCTGCGCCGGAGCTGGCTACTGCACGCTGTTTGCCTTTGTGGAGATGCGCACACTAGAGGGGGCGCAGCGGGCCATGTGCATGAACGGCCTTCAGCTGATGGGGTTCGCCATCCGTGTGCAGACGGCCCGGAACGCGGTGCAGGACGTGGTCGAGGAGGATGCACGATTCGACGCGAATGGGGCGTTGATTCAGCCGTGCCTCTTTGGCATGTCTCAGGCCCCGCTGTCCAAGTGCCTGAGCCCCGCCGAATGGACCCACTGATGCACAGGCGCAATAGTCGTCTCGTTTTGGTGTCGTCTGCACCTCCTTCAAAGGAGGGGGGTGTCCGTCCACACCTTGATACCCACGCACACCAATGACACCCGCGCACTTACAGCGGCGTGCGaatgtgcgcctgcgcgtctttcttgctctctccctgtgcTGCTGAACGCGCCACACGTTTCTTCTTCCCTCTAGAACGACGCTCGCCAGCTGCCACATTCTTTTTTTCCGTATGGCCGGTCATGTGCAGCGGCCGACTTGGCGGGGCAAGAGTGAAGGACGGAGTCGGCGCGCGCAGTTGCCGGGGGCAGGCATCGTGTTGCAGTGCCGATGAGGTGCAGCCTGGGCGCTTTTCGCGTGACGATGTCGTGTGTACTATTACTGGATTTCTTTCTTCTCGCATGTGGATGGCGTGGTGTGGCCTGCCAGTACCGCttgctttcctttttttgttttttttttctttggttCAGCGCACCTTCAATCCGTGCGACATGCTGGCGTCTTCTTGGGCAGACgcgcagaggagagagggcagagggaCGTGGCCTGGGTGCTGTAAGTGGGTGGGTCTTGGCGTCAGGAGTGTGGCATGTGCGGATGTGCAGAAGAAGAATTGGCATCATGCTGTGTCCCAGAAGAACACAGACGGTATGGTAGCCGCGGTGCCAGCTACATCTCTTTCATCTCTCTTTTATACacccttcctcttccctcgcACGCACAAAGGCGCATCGATGCAGCAGAAGTGTGCCACCCTTTTCCCCCGTCACATGCCACGTGCTCATTTCGTTtcgtttgttgttgttttcttcttCCCATGTGTCTTGCAGGGGTGATGCACGATAGAAAACTCACATCTTTGATTATGTTGGtttttctctcgctctcttttccACTGCAGCCGCCTCCCATTCGTGTATCATAGAAGTTTGTCTGTCTCCGTGAGTGTTTTTTCCGTCTCTCTGGCGTCTCTTCTCAACGCGGCTGTGTTGAACGCACACCGGTGCGTGATGAGGTTATTTGTTTGCTCGTTCtcccctttctttttcggGGTGTGGGGGCTCGAAGATTCTCTTGTGCGTGTTCATAGATACTTtttcaccccctcctccgacCGCACtaacacacaagcacgcacacatgcactaTACATGTacgagagcgagggaggtTGAACGCTGAGGAGTGGGGGCGCTGTTTCACAACGTCTTTCCCGTCCTCCCGCTGTCAAGTCTAGCGTATGTCAGGCCTGGCACTCTCCACGGCCGACCTCACCAGGCTCGCACTCTCACCACAGCAACGAGAGTAGGAACGAAAGAGGCGTCGAGTGCCGTTGAGGGCGGCCGTTTGGTTTTGTTGGCATCTGTgctttgttttgtttgtgaCGCCCTCTGCCGCTTTCATGTTGTTGTTTCACCACGTTTTATAGATCGACGCTTCGCCGCCccttccttttttctttccgtGTGCTTCCTCGCATCTGAACGCGCTCGGTGAAAGCGTCttcaccctcccctcttccgaGCGCTCCTGGCTCtccttgccctccccctctcatCGATGAATGTGGAGACATTGACGCGGCAAAAGATAAGACGGCGTTGTTTCAGGTTggcgttttgtgtgtgtgtgtgtgtgtgtgtgtgtgtttgtagTTTTTTTCTTTGGGCGTTTACCGACCCCCTCTTCGTCTGTGCGCTCTTTCCTGTGGGGTGAGCTGTGCCcttgcgcatgtgcgtgcatgttGTAACCAGCGCGGGCAgatgagggagaggggggagggagggcgccTCCGCATCCGTTCTCTTATTGTCTTCTTCCCATTTTGCGCTGCTTGGGAACTCACCAAAaataacaaaaaaaaaacagaagaaaagcgagagacgcagcagctgcgcgtctcCTCTTTAGTACACCTTGCTTGTCGTTTTGATATCCCTTTCTCGTATCTGCATTTCTTTGCTCTCCTTGTTCTGTACAGCTTTCGTTTCGCCTTCATCTCGGGCTCCGCCGCACTGCACGCTCCGCCCGTCACCTGCAACAgtctctctctgcgtttCCAATTTGAACTTCACATGTGCAGCCGCTTGACTCATTTCTCCCACGCGATTCCTCCTTCCCACTTTatttgttgttttttttttttcgcttttcCCCTTCAGAGTGCCTTTGTGTTTTGTTCTCTCC
This region includes:
- a CDS encoding conserved hypothetical protein (previous protein_id=AAZ09781.1); the protein is MMNFKQAKAWEDISLCRSVSTISSSASTAEATAGNDVSSFLFDDYRDDAFSTKSRCKYWLSVGHLSLTTADAELKSLFYPYGADEAFTAWEGAIMTGFVGFDSPEMADLAVQKMHAFIPRGQSQALTVHAVTLEEVSQARSKSPKSLLAVLYSECATQGISAMIRRSKAPVAVARDVAMEVARASPVVLQRLLAALSDLSPQWFGFASFSEELLKSLLGSLLEAGELNAAQTINCGSAVGNLFQMKMVTGDPYYLAGRLLLKAGHRLGQLEGICALAHTCAMLPNCHMSRASFWAQVADIATKVTDPETNHALLGHLRRYTKTSAHVATTATSLLSSSVPSPSVFSTMPCASATATPQQVVRQHVFPQHPRQDEMKRRTIYVSHLPGLLPQSMLLELLTTAGPVNKVRICAGAGYCTLFAFVEMRTLEGAQRAMCMNGLQLMGFAIRVQTARNAVQDVVEEDARFDANGALIQPCLFGMSQAPLSKCLSPAEWTH